A region from the uncultured Draconibacterium sp. genome encodes:
- a CDS encoding mannose-1-phosphate guanylyltransferase, translated as MKDLYTLIMAGGSGTRFWPRSKTVKPKQYLNIFGDDSLLQDTIKRFATFSEEEKIYIVSSATQAKVLEEQTPMLPKNNLIYEPVGRNTLPCIGLAAMFAERENPDGIMVVSPSDHLIKNNSLFKDTVLAAAKIADEKDGIVTIGITPTYAATGYGYVQTAENITGTEKIKQFKVERFVEKPDEATATKYLQEGGFYWNSGLFVFKVSVFLKAVEEFAPELYADLRKIQAEFGKDSYEQTLDTIYRAVESISVDYGIMEHAKNIYLVEGNFDWNDLGSWESVYLADEKKDENGNAGSGDTMFLDTKNSYVYAEDDNVVAVVGMEDVIVVKDGNTTLVCKRENAEDIKKIVEQLKADNKSQYL; from the coding sequence ATGAAAGATTTGTACACCCTAATTATGGCTGGCGGTTCAGGAACACGATTTTGGCCACGAAGCAAAACTGTAAAACCAAAACAGTACCTGAATATATTTGGAGACGACTCTTTATTGCAAGACACAATAAAACGTTTTGCTACCTTTTCTGAAGAGGAAAAAATTTACATTGTATCAAGTGCTACACAGGCAAAGGTGTTGGAAGAACAAACACCAATGCTGCCTAAAAATAACCTGATTTACGAACCTGTTGGACGGAATACTTTACCTTGTATTGGTTTGGCTGCCATGTTTGCCGAACGCGAAAACCCGGATGGGATTATGGTTGTTTCTCCTTCAGATCATCTTATAAAAAATAATTCGCTTTTTAAAGACACCGTACTGGCGGCCGCAAAAATTGCCGACGAAAAGGATGGAATTGTAACCATTGGAATCACTCCAACTTATGCAGCAACCGGATATGGTTATGTACAAACAGCAGAAAACATAACCGGAACTGAAAAGATAAAGCAGTTTAAAGTTGAACGTTTTGTGGAGAAACCAGATGAAGCGACGGCCACAAAATACCTGCAAGAGGGTGGTTTCTACTGGAATAGTGGATTATTTGTATTTAAGGTATCCGTGTTTCTGAAAGCAGTTGAAGAGTTTGCTCCTGAATTATACGCGGATTTAAGAAAGATTCAGGCCGAATTTGGAAAAGACAGCTACGAGCAAACCCTTGATACCATTTACAGGGCAGTTGAAAGTATTTCGGTTGACTATGGTATAATGGAGCATGCAAAAAATATTTACCTGGTTGAAGGAAACTTTGATTGGAACGACCTGGGCAGCTGGGAATCGGTATACCTTGCTGACGAAAAGAAAGACGAAAACGGTAATGCAGGTTCGGGCGATACCATGTTTCTTGATACAAAAAACTCTTATGTGTATGCCGAAGATGATAATGTTGTGGCAGTAGTTGGAATGGAAGACGTTATTGTAGTAAAAGACGGAAACACAACATTAGTTTGTAAACGCGAAAATGCTGAAGACATCAAAAAAATAGTAGAACAACTAAAAGCAGATAACAAATCACAATACTTATAA
- the buk gene encoding butyrate kinase, with product MHQVLAINPGSTSTKFAVYNEKECVFTQTIRHPLEQLLRYKNIIDQFAFRKGVIIDALVEAKIEVDAIKIIIGRGGLTYPLESGVYQVNNLMLEHLRQGIMGHHASNLGGMLADYIALQIPNAKAYIADPVVTDELDEVARFAGHPRFKRQSIFHALNQKATARLHAQKVSGKYESMRLIVAHLGGGISVGAHKNGRVIDVNNALDGEGPFSPERSGSLPVGQLIDLCFSGGFSKEQVRRMVVGEGGFVAYLGTNDALEVEKRVGNEDEKARIIQEALFYQVAKLIGEMAVVLEGRVDGILLTGGLAYNKQLETYISNKAGFIAPVFVYPGEDELEALASNALRVAKGEIEAKTYNPVV from the coding sequence ATGCATCAGGTATTAGCCATAAATCCGGGATCAACCTCAACAAAATTTGCCGTTTATAACGAAAAAGAATGTGTTTTTACTCAAACTATCCGGCATCCGCTGGAGCAACTGCTTCGTTATAAGAATATTATCGATCAGTTCGCGTTCCGAAAAGGAGTAATTATTGACGCTTTGGTGGAAGCTAAAATAGAAGTTGATGCCATAAAAATTATAATCGGGCGTGGAGGTTTAACCTATCCGCTTGAATCGGGTGTTTACCAGGTAAACAACCTTATGCTTGAGCATTTACGGCAAGGAATTATGGGGCACCATGCCAGCAATTTGGGCGGAATGCTGGCCGATTATATTGCCCTGCAAATACCAAATGCCAAAGCATATATTGCCGACCCGGTGGTTACCGACGAGTTGGATGAGGTAGCACGTTTTGCCGGTCATCCAAGGTTTAAAAGACAATCTATTTTTCATGCATTAAACCAAAAAGCTACAGCTCGATTGCATGCTCAAAAGGTATCGGGAAAATATGAAAGTATGCGCTTAATTGTAGCGCATTTGGGCGGAGGTATTTCGGTTGGGGCACATAAAAACGGAAGGGTAATTGATGTAAATAATGCGCTTGATGGAGAAGGACCTTTTAGTCCGGAACGCTCGGGATCTCTGCCCGTTGGCCAGCTAATTGACCTTTGTTTTAGTGGCGGGTTTTCAAAAGAACAGGTACGCCGAATGGTAGTTGGCGAGGGGGGCTTTGTAGCATACCTGGGCACTAATGATGCGCTGGAAGTTGAAAAACGAGTTGGTAATGAAGATGAAAAGGCCCGAATAATTCAGGAGGCGCTGTTTTACCAGGTGGCTAAACTAATAGGTGAGATGGCAGTTGTATTGGAAGGGCGAGTAGATGGTATTTTGCTAACTGGCGGGCTGGCTTACAATAAGCAGTTGGAAACTTATATCAGCAACAAAGCAGGCTTTATTGCTCCTGTTTTTGTGTATCCGGGTGAAGACGAGTTGGAAGCTTTGGCTTCAAATGCTTTGCGTGTGGCCAAAGGCGAAATTGAAGCAAAAACCTACAACCCGGTTGTTTAA
- the fucP gene encoding L-fucose:H+ symporter permease produces the protein MNDLKKIVVERKVLVPFVLITSIFALWGFANDLTNPMVAAFKTVMEISNAKAALVQAAFYGGYATMAIPAALIIKKYSYKLGIIIGLALYAVGALLFFPAAQYEMFGFFLVSLYILTFGLAFLETTANPYILSMGDPATSTRRLNLAQSFNPMGSLMGMIVASQVVLPALVSDERDEAGNLLFDSLGAAEKAAIRTQDLATIRDPYVILGFVVILMLVVIAVAKMPKRESADHEIHALDSFKRLISNKIYREGVLAQVFYVGAQIMCWTFIIQYADNLGISKAEAQRYNIVAMVLFLSSRFISTALMKYLNARLMLFIFAVGGMCTIAGVIVIQGMMGLYLLVATSAFMSLMFPTIYGIALEDIGDDATLGAAGLVMAIVGGALMPPLQGLIIDQGTIGPLPAVNFSFILPLICFVVIAIYGRRSYKALKIN, from the coding sequence ATGAACGACCTAAAAAAGATTGTAGTCGAGCGTAAAGTGTTGGTTCCCTTTGTTCTGATAACCAGTATTTTTGCGCTTTGGGGGTTTGCAAACGATTTAACAAATCCAATGGTTGCTGCCTTTAAAACCGTAATGGAAATATCGAATGCCAAAGCAGCATTGGTACAGGCAGCTTTTTACGGCGGCTACGCAACTATGGCTATTCCTGCAGCCCTCATCATCAAAAAATATTCATACAAACTGGGTATAATTATCGGTTTGGCCCTTTATGCCGTTGGTGCCTTGTTGTTTTTTCCGGCGGCGCAGTACGAAATGTTTGGTTTCTTTTTGGTATCGCTTTACATTTTAACTTTTGGCCTTGCTTTTCTTGAAACTACAGCCAATCCATATATTTTGTCAATGGGCGACCCAGCAACCTCAACACGGCGTTTAAACTTGGCGCAATCGTTTAATCCAATGGGGTCGCTAATGGGGATGATTGTAGCCTCGCAGGTTGTGCTTCCGGCCCTGGTTTCCGATGAACGTGATGAGGCGGGAAATCTGTTATTCGATTCGTTGGGAGCAGCAGAAAAAGCGGCTATCCGTACCCAGGATCTGGCAACAATTCGCGACCCTTACGTTATTCTTGGCTTTGTGGTTATACTAATGCTGGTAGTTATTGCTGTGGCAAAGATGCCTAAACGTGAAAGTGCCGACCACGAAATTCACGCCTTAGATTCGTTTAAACGACTAATAAGTAATAAAATTTACCGCGAAGGGGTGCTTGCACAGGTATTTTATGTTGGCGCACAAATTATGTGCTGGACATTTATTATTCAATATGCCGATAACCTTGGTATTTCAAAAGCAGAAGCCCAACGCTATAACATTGTTGCCATGGTACTTTTCCTAAGCAGCCGTTTTATAAGTACAGCTTTAATGAAATATTTAAATGCGCGTTTAATGCTGTTTATTTTTGCCGTTGGAGGCATGTGTACCATTGCTGGTGTAATTGTTATTCAGGGAATGATGGGACTGTACCTACTGGTAGCCACTTCGGCCTTTATGTCTCTTATGTTTCCAACTATTTACGGTATTGCCCTTGAAGATATTGGCGACGATGCTACACTTGGCGCAGCTGGCCTTGTAATGGCAATTGTTGGCGGAGCTTTAATGCCTCCTTTACAAGGCCTAATTATCGACCAGGGAACAATTGGCCCGCTTCCTGCCGTTAATTTTTCGTTTATTCTTCCGTTAATTTGCTTTGTAGTTATTGCAATATACGGACGCAGGTCGTACAAGGCGCTAAAAATTAATTAA
- a CDS encoding cation:proton antiporter — MNAYLFLIGLCVIVIISFFTNILGKKTKVPSVLLLIVLGVGIQQLLHYFKMEPDYSQTLEILGIVGLIMIVLEAALDLELKREKWPIIWKSFTIATLSLAFTSVSISFIILLFIPELEFLSAYVYALPLSILSSAIIIPSVSHLSEYNREFLIYESTFSDILGIMIFYMIIENLHVEGMRQLTLVISSNIFITLVISVILSYLLLYIIQSIRGKAKFFLFLAVLVLLYSVGKLFHLSSLIIILMFGLLLRNHTVLLFGRLKKWLSDSRVDSVFDQFKMITEETSFLVRTFFFVVFGISLPLSSLISWRVWSISLIFLVISYLVRYLLYFSVEKRNTMPQTWLAPRGLISILLFFAIPESLRINGFQKGILFVVIIVTNIIMGWALVLSGRKSSGGAENESTSSTQLEAEGKVKEIPL, encoded by the coding sequence ATGAATGCATATCTGTTTTTAATTGGCCTCTGCGTAATTGTTATTATATCATTTTTTACCAATATTCTTGGTAAAAAGACCAAAGTTCCCAGTGTTTTGCTTTTAATTGTTTTGGGGGTTGGTATTCAGCAATTGTTACATTATTTTAAAATGGAACCCGATTATTCGCAAACCCTTGAAATATTGGGAATTGTTGGCCTAATAATGATTGTGCTGGAGGCTGCTCTTGATTTGGAGCTAAAACGGGAAAAATGGCCAATTATATGGAAATCATTCACCATTGCAACGCTTTCATTGGCGTTTACATCGGTTTCAATCTCGTTTATCATTTTACTTTTTATCCCCGAGCTTGAATTTCTTTCGGCTTATGTTTACGCATTGCCCTTGTCGATTCTGAGTAGTGCGATTATTATTCCAAGTGTGTCGCATTTGTCGGAGTATAACCGGGAATTTCTGATTTACGAAAGCACTTTTTCTGATATTTTGGGAATAATGATTTTTTATATGATTATAGAAAATTTGCATGTTGAGGGCATGCGACAACTTACCCTGGTAATTAGTAGTAATATTTTTATTACCCTCGTTATCTCTGTAATTCTGAGTTATTTGTTGTTGTACATCATACAAAGTATCAGGGGGAAAGCAAAATTTTTCCTCTTTCTGGCCGTATTGGTATTGTTGTATTCCGTTGGAAAACTATTTCACCTTTCGTCACTCATCATCATATTAATGTTTGGCTTGCTGTTGCGTAACCACACGGTACTGCTTTTTGGTCGTTTAAAAAAGTGGTTAAGCGATTCGCGTGTCGACAGTGTTTTCGATCAGTTTAAAATGATTACTGAAGAAACATCATTCCTGGTGCGCACCTTCTTTTTCGTGGTTTTCGGAATTAGCTTACCATTATCCAGCCTAATTAGTTGGCGGGTATGGTCGATTAGTCTGATATTTTTAGTTATTTCATACCTTGTTCGTTACCTACTCTACTTCTCGGTAGAAAAAAGAAACACCATGCCGCAAACCTGGTTAGCCCCCCGCGGGTTAATATCAATTTTATTGTTTTTTGCTATTCCCGAGTCGTTAAGGATTAACGGATTTCAAAAGGGAATTTTGTTTGTGGTTATTATTGTTACCAATATCATCATGGGATGGGCATTGGTGCTGTCTGGCAGAAAATCGTCTGGTGGTGCAGAAAATGAATCTACTTCTTCAACCCAATTGGAAGCTGAAGGTAAAGTGAAAGAAATTCCGCTCTAA
- a CDS encoding LacI family DNA-binding transcriptional regulator, producing the protein MGKRHISLKDLANELGVSISTVSRALKNHPDISPEMTKKIKALAEERNYTPNPLAMGLLRQQTKMIGVIVPDINTHFYSSIISGIEKVAKEHGYFIVISSSNESMEKEIESVKNLQRSRVEGFIVCLSQETNDFSHFDQLIKNEIPLVFFDRVCEELDVSNVLANGQDATKKITQHFYENGCRRIAYISGPEHLNISQNRKVGYLNGLKECGLEYDENLLVHCNLSINDAKEATRKLLRLDGKPDAIFGVNDTIAFAAMLEVKKQGYKIPDDISLAGFTDEFHSIVVDPPLTSVSHPTFQMGEEAARLFFESLKEGKNLNKKVMLPIDLVVRQSSLRK; encoded by the coding sequence ATGGGGAAAAGACACATTTCATTAAAAGACCTTGCCAACGAACTGGGCGTTTCCATATCCACCGTTTCCAGAGCCTTAAAAAATCATCCCGACATTAGTCCGGAGATGACAAAAAAAATCAAAGCCCTTGCCGAGGAACGTAATTACACGCCTAATCCGCTGGCCATGGGTTTATTGCGTCAGCAAACAAAAATGATAGGTGTAATTGTTCCAGACATCAATACGCACTTCTACTCTTCCATCATTTCGGGTATTGAGAAGGTAGCGAAAGAACACGGCTATTTTATTGTTATCAGCTCATCAAACGAATCGATGGAAAAGGAAATTGAATCGGTAAAAAACCTGCAACGCTCAAGAGTGGAAGGGTTTATTGTATGTCTGAGCCAGGAAACAAATGATTTTTCGCACTTTGATCAACTGATAAAAAACGAAATTCCGCTGGTATTTTTCGACCGTGTTTGTGAAGAGCTCGATGTATCGAACGTATTGGCAAACGGACAAGATGCCACAAAAAAGATAACCCAGCATTTTTATGAAAACGGTTGCCGAAGAATCGCTTACATCTCAGGCCCCGAACATCTGAATATTTCGCAAAACCGCAAAGTTGGCTATTTAAACGGATTAAAGGAATGTGGGTTGGAATACGACGAAAACCTGCTGGTACATTGCAACCTGAGTATTAACGATGCCAAGGAGGCCACCAGGAAATTATTACGTTTGGATGGAAAACCAGATGCTATTTTTGGGGTAAACGACACCATTGCTTTTGCTGCCATGTTGGAAGTAAAAAAACAAGGTTACAAAATTCCTGATGATATTTCGCTGGCCGGTTTTACCGATGAGTTTCATTCCATTGTTGTTGATCCTCCGTTAACATCGGTTAGCCATCCCACCTTTCAAATGGGAGAAGAAGCTGCCCGCTTATTTTTCGAATCGCTTAAAGAAGGAAAAAACCTGAATAAAAAGGTAATGTTACCCATTGATTTGGTTGTTCGCCAATCGTCATTAAGAAAATAA
- a CDS encoding NAD-dependent epimerase/dehydratase family protein, which yields MKKRAVVTGAGGFIAGHLARRLKDMGYDVRAVDKKPLTEWYQVHDDCDNLVLDLNIKENCYTAVNGYNEVFNLAADMGGMGFIENNKAECMLSVLINTHMLMAARDLGATRFFYASSACVYNGEKQTDPNNPGLKEADAYPALAEDGYGWEKLFSERMCRHFMEDYGLTTRVARFHNVYGPYGTYDGGREKAPAAMARKVIDGELYGKDEIIIWGDGEQTRSFMYIDDCVDGILKIMYSGIEEPINLGSDEMVSINQLVDIVEDIAGYKLKRTYDLDAPKGVRGRNSDNTLIKEYLDWAPAYPLADGMKKTYDWIKEQMVAKKG from the coding sequence ATGAAAAAAAGAGCAGTAGTTACAGGCGCTGGTGGTTTTATTGCAGGACACCTGGCAAGACGTTTAAAAGATATGGGTTACGATGTACGTGCGGTTGATAAAAAACCATTAACAGAATGGTACCAGGTACACGATGATTGTGATAACCTGGTATTAGACCTGAACATCAAAGAAAACTGCTACACTGCCGTTAACGGTTACAACGAAGTTTTCAACTTAGCTGCCGATATGGGTGGTATGGGTTTTATCGAGAACAACAAGGCAGAATGTATGTTGAGTGTTTTAATTAACACACACATGCTTATGGCAGCCCGCGATTTGGGAGCAACCCGTTTCTTTTATGCTTCTTCGGCTTGTGTTTACAACGGCGAAAAACAAACCGATCCAAATAATCCTGGACTAAAAGAAGCAGATGCATACCCAGCATTGGCCGAAGACGGTTACGGATGGGAAAAGTTATTTTCAGAAAGAATGTGTCGTCACTTTATGGAAGACTATGGTTTAACAACACGTGTAGCTCGTTTCCACAATGTTTATGGTCCTTACGGTACATACGATGGCGGTCGCGAAAAAGCACCGGCAGCAATGGCTCGTAAAGTAATTGATGGTGAGTTATACGGAAAAGACGAAATCATTATCTGGGGCGATGGCGAACAAACTCGTTCGTTTATGTACATTGATGATTGTGTAGACGGAATTTTGAAAATAATGTACAGCGGAATTGAAGAGCCTATTAACCTGGGTAGCGACGAAATGGTGTCGATTAACCAATTGGTGGATATTGTTGAAGACATTGCCGGTTACAAACTTAAAAGAACTTACGATTTGGATGCACCAAAAGGTGTTCGTGGCCGTAACTCAGACAATACATTGATTAAAGAATACCTTGATTGGGCACCAGCTTATCCGCTTGCCGATGGTATGAAGAAAACATACGATTGGATTAAAGAGCAAATGGTAGCTAAAAAAGGATAA
- a CDS encoding adenylyltransferase/cytidyltransferase family protein — protein sequence MSDKIVMISGCYDLLHAGHIAFFKTAAQYGKVHAYVGQDQNIKLLKGKAPYFSQEERKYMVGAVRYVEKANVASGSGMLDFEPDMKELKPDIFVVNSDGFTEGKKRICEENGVELLVLERIPEEGLPARSSSSSKKELKFPYRVCLAGGWMDQPWVSEKCAGSVVVAQMYPTMDFNDRSGMATSSRKVALELWGDEYPDGDPVRNAQLLFGAENPPGSEYISGTQDHIGLLVPGVTRIDYDGKYWPNNLENTVDPETCEWLSSVLNFAPLQPRPEGYNPLLKENLDPKIIKRLGESGKACYDAILKKDVKQLGESMKESFMCWSEMLPYTVPDWVMEEMQSNYFPKYSGAITSGSGGGYIVFPSEEKVEDTIKVKIRF from the coding sequence ATGAGCGATAAAATTGTAATGATAAGCGGCTGCTACGACCTGTTGCACGCCGGCCACATAGCCTTTTTTAAAACTGCTGCACAATACGGTAAAGTTCATGCTTACGTTGGACAAGACCAAAATATTAAATTGTTAAAAGGCAAAGCACCATATTTCTCGCAGGAAGAACGAAAATACATGGTTGGAGCTGTTCGTTATGTAGAAAAAGCGAACGTGGCATCAGGATCGGGAATGCTTGATTTTGAACCGGATATGAAGGAGCTGAAACCCGATATTTTTGTAGTGAACAGCGATGGTTTTACAGAAGGTAAAAAACGCATTTGCGAAGAAAATGGTGTAGAATTGCTTGTGCTCGAACGCATTCCGGAAGAAGGACTGCCTGCACGGTCAAGCTCCAGCTCTAAAAAAGAATTGAAATTTCCGTACCGTGTTTGTTTGGCCGGTGGCTGGATGGATCAACCATGGGTTTCGGAGAAATGTGCCGGCTCGGTGGTAGTGGCTCAAATGTATCCTACCATGGATTTTAACGACCGCTCGGGTATGGCAACAAGCTCACGAAAAGTAGCGCTTGAACTATGGGGCGATGAATACCCCGATGGCGACCCGGTGCGTAACGCACAGTTGTTGTTTGGTGCCGAAAATCCTCCCGGATCAGAATACATCTCAGGTACACAAGACCATATTGGTTTATTGGTACCCGGTGTAACACGTATTGATTACGATGGAAAATACTGGCCAAATAACCTGGAAAATACTGTTGATCCTGAAACCTGCGAGTGGCTTTCATCAGTGCTTAATTTTGCACCACTTCAGCCTCGTCCGGAGGGTTATAATCCATTACTGAAAGAAAATCTTGATCCAAAAATTATTAAACGCCTTGGCGAGTCGGGGAAAGCTTGTTACGATGCTATTCTTAAAAAAGATGTAAAACAGTTGGGCGAATCAATGAAAGAATCGTTTATGTGTTGGAGCGAAATGCTACCCTATACCGTGCCTGATTGGGTAATGGAAGAAATGCAAAGCAATTATTTCCCAAAATACTCTGGTGCTATAACATCGGGGAGTGGCGGTGGTTACATCGTTTTTCCATCGGAAGAAAAGGTTGAAGACACTATTAAAGTTAAAATCAGATTTTAA
- a CDS encoding L-rhamnose mutarotase: MEQKRFCKALKLEDDPQLIEAYKKVHAPGAAWPEITQGMRDVGIVDMEIYLLGTQLFMIMDTVPDFDHDSAMKELATKPRQSEWEAYVSRFQKTSAEASADEKWQLMERIYKMGL, from the coding sequence ATGGAACAAAAAAGATTTTGTAAAGCATTAAAGCTCGAAGATGATCCGCAATTAATTGAAGCGTATAAAAAAGTTCATGCACCCGGTGCGGCATGGCCCGAAATTACTCAGGGCATGCGTGATGTGGGTATAGTTGATATGGAAATCTATCTTTTGGGTACTCAGCTGTTTATGATAATGGATACGGTGCCCGATTTTGATCATGATTCGGCAATGAAAGAACTGGCAACCAAGCCGCGTCAGTCGGAATGGGAAGCATATGTTTCGCGTTTTCAGAAAACCAGTGCTGAGGCTTCAGCCGATGAGAAGTGGCAACTCATGGAACGTATATACAAAATGGGCTTGTAA
- a CDS encoding alpha-L-fucosidase, whose protein sequence is MKIFSLLAAIVLLLGCVSSSKKTIEEQKPLKYQENWESLAKHNEEPEWFQDAKLGIYFHWGIYSVPAFGNEWYPRWMHFEGTKEYQHHLETYGHPSEFGYHNFAELFKAEHFNAEEWATLFEKAGARFAGPVAEHHDGYSMWDSEITPWNTKDTGPGRDITGELEKAIKGKGMKFITTFHHAKQLQRYKGKEAEEIANNEDNSRGAFRHSHYPLFDGMPPTVDDEKLNYLYGNIPEDEWNEKVWFGKLKEVIDKYQPDIIWFDSWLDQVPENYRQKFCAYYLNEAEKWGREVVIVRKQNDLPLECSVDDLEKSRKNKLEEKSWMTDETVSTGSWCYTQDLKIKPAADVLHVLIDIVSKNGVLLLNISPKADGTIPADQQEVLLKMGRWLENYGEAIYGTRPWYTFGEGPTKEPEGHFKNHAAFLKIKYSENDVRYTTNNGNVYATILGWPGANKEVLFEAFSKNEWQNAKAIKNVSLLGCSETIDFELSDTGLKVKTPTQSVDDMAIVFKIEF, encoded by the coding sequence ATGAAAATCTTTTCGTTGTTAGCAGCTATTGTATTGCTTTTAGGATGTGTTTCATCTTCCAAAAAAACAATCGAAGAACAAAAACCTCTGAAGTACCAGGAAAACTGGGAATCGTTGGCTAAACACAACGAAGAACCCGAGTGGTTTCAGGATGCTAAATTAGGAATTTACTTTCATTGGGGAATCTATTCTGTTCCGGCCTTTGGTAACGAGTGGTATCCGCGATGGATGCATTTTGAGGGAACAAAAGAATACCAGCACCATTTGGAAACTTATGGTCATCCTTCGGAATTTGGTTACCATAATTTCGCAGAACTTTTTAAAGCCGAACATTTCAATGCTGAAGAGTGGGCAACATTATTCGAAAAAGCAGGTGCCCGTTTTGCCGGCCCGGTTGCCGAACACCACGATGGTTATTCGATGTGGGATAGTGAAATCACACCCTGGAATACCAAAGACACCGGCCCTGGCCGCGATATAACCGGAGAACTGGAAAAAGCCATTAAAGGTAAAGGCATGAAATTTATTACAACATTTCATCATGCCAAACAATTACAGCGTTACAAAGGTAAAGAGGCAGAGGAGATTGCTAATAATGAAGATAATTCTCGCGGAGCATTCCGTCACAGTCATTATCCTTTGTTTGATGGTATGCCACCTACTGTCGACGATGAGAAACTGAATTATTTGTACGGAAATATCCCCGAAGACGAATGGAATGAAAAAGTGTGGTTTGGAAAACTTAAAGAGGTTATTGATAAGTATCAGCCTGATATCATTTGGTTTGATTCGTGGCTGGATCAGGTACCTGAAAACTACCGCCAAAAGTTTTGTGCTTATTACCTGAACGAAGCTGAAAAATGGGGCAGGGAAGTGGTTATTGTGCGCAAACAAAACGATCTGCCTTTAGAATGTTCTGTTGATGATTTAGAGAAATCGAGAAAAAACAAGCTCGAAGAAAAATCGTGGATGACCGATGAAACTGTATCAACCGGTAGCTGGTGTTACACGCAGGATTTAAAAATTAAACCGGCAGCCGACGTGCTTCATGTGCTCATTGATATAGTTAGTAAAAATGGGGTATTGTTGCTCAATATATCGCCTAAAGCTGATGGTACAATTCCTGCTGATCAGCAAGAAGTATTGTTAAAAATGGGGAGGTGGTTGGAAAACTATGGCGAGGCCATTTACGGCACCAGACCCTGGTATACTTTTGGCGAAGGACCAACAAAAGAACCGGAAGGCCATTTTAAAAACCATGCCGCCTTTTTAAAAATTAAATATTCGGAAAATGACGTGCGTTATACCACCAACAACGGCAATGTTTACGCCACTATACTGGGATGGCCAGGTGCAAACAAGGAGGTTTTGTTTGAGGCTTTCTCGAAAAATGAGTGGCAAAATGCCAAAGCCATTAAAAATGTTAGCCTGCTGGGATGTAGCGAAACCATCGATTTTGAACTTAGCGATACCGGTTTGAAAGTTAAAACTCCTACCCAATCTGTTGATGATATGGCCATTGTTTTTAAAATAGAATTTTAA